Proteins encoded in a region of the Zea mays cultivar B73 chromosome 2, Zm-B73-REFERENCE-NAM-5.0, whole genome shotgun sequence genome:
- the LOC103646791 gene encoding senescence-specific cysteine protease SAG39, with protein sequence MAERHERWMAEYDRVYKDAAEKARRFEVFKDNFAFVESFNADKKNKFWLGVNQFADLTTEEFKANKGFKPISAEEVPTTGFKYENLSVSALPTAVDWRTKGAVTPIKNQGQCGCCWAFSAIAAMEGIVKLSTGNLVSLSEQEPVDCDTHNMDEGCEGGWMDNAFEFVIKNGGLATESSYPYKVVDGKCKGGSKSAATIKGHEDVPPNNEAALMKVVASQPVSVAVDASDRTFMLYSGGVMTGSCGTQLDHGIAAIGYGVESDDTKYWILKNSWGTTWGEKGFLRMEKDISDKRGMCDLAMKPSYPTE encoded by the exons ATGGCCGAGAGGCATGAGAGGTGGATGGCGGAGTATGACCGCGTCTACAAGGACGCAGCCGAGAAGGCACGGCGCTTCGAGGTGTTCAAGGATAACTTCGCATTCGTCGAGTCGTTCAACGCCGATAAGAAGAACAAGTTCTGGCTTGGCGTGAACCAGTTCGCCGACCTGACTACCGAAGAGTTCAAAGCAAACAAAGGCTTCAAACCGATCTCAGCAGAAGAGGTCCCCACGACTGGATTCAAGTACGAGAACTTAAGCGTTAGCGCGCTTCCCACGGCCGTCGATTGGAGGACCAAGGGAGCTGTCACACCCATCAAGAACCAAGGCCAGTGTG GTTGCTGCTGGGCGTTCTCGGCCATAGCTGCCATGGAGGGCATCGTGAAGCTGAGCACCGGCAACCTCGTCTCACTCTCAGAGCAAGAACCGGTGGACTGTGACACCCACAACATGGACGAGGGCTGCGAGGGGGGCTGGATGGACAATGCCTTCGAGTTCGTCATCAAGAACGGAGGCCTGGCCACCGAGTCCAGCTACCCGTACAAGGTCGTGGACGGCAAGTGCAAGGGCGGGTCAAAGAGCGCCGCGACGATCAAAGGCCATGAGGACGTGCCGCCCAACAACGAGGCCGCGCTCATGAAGGTCGTGGCCAGTCAGCCTGTGTCGGTCGCCGTCGATGCAAGCGACAGGACTTTCATGCTTTACTCCGGCGGTGTGATGACCGGCTCCTGCGGCACTCAACTAGACCATGGCATCGCTGCGATCGGCTATGGCGTGGAGAGTGACGACACAAAGTATTGGATTCTGAAGAACTCGTGGGGCACCACCTGGGGAGAGAAGGGGTTCCTACGGATGGAGAAGGACATTTCTGACAAGCGAGGGATGTGCGACCTTGCCATGAAACCTTCCTACCCCACCGAATAG
- the LOC103646792 gene encoding UDP-glycosyltransferase 79 isoform X1: MGCTTTSATSSSSSAASGGGAHVLLPPYPGAQGHTNPLLQFGRRLAYHGFRPTLVTSRYVLSTTPPPGEPFRVAAISDGFDGGGAAACPDIAEYYRQLEAVGSETLAELIQTEAAEGRPVRVVVYDPHLPWARWVAQAAGVAAAAFLSQPCSVDVIYGEVWAGRLPLPLPVVDGKELFARGLLDVDLGRDDVPPFAARPDWCPVFLRATVRQFEGLEDADDVLVNSFRDIEPKEADYMSLTWRAKTIGPTLPSLYLDDDRLPLNKAYGFNLFSSSDSCLPWLDKQRPRSVVLVSYGTVSDYDETQLEELGNGLYSSGKPFIWVVRSNEEHKLSDELRDKCKERGLVVSWCPQLEVLAHKATGCFYTHCGWNSTLEAIVNGVPMVAVPHWADQPTISKYMESVWALGVKVRKDENGLVTRDEVERCIKDVMDGDRKDEYRMNATVWMKKAKEAAQYGGSSDKNIVELVMCPCVATAYKLFDTKLVYNNYMKTINIYYKQLQTYLLARTLNMTSMFFQGFTRQKKDQLGKKEHKCE, from the exons ATGGGGTGCACAACCACGAGCGCCACCTCGTCTTCCTCCTCTGCTGCCAGCGGCGGCGGTGCACACGTGCTGCTCCCGCCGTACCCTGGCGCGCAGGGCCACACAAACCCGCTGCTCCAGTTCGGCCGCCGCCTCGCCTACCACGGCTTCCGCCCCACGCTTGTCACCTCCCGGTACGTACTCTCCACCACGCCGCCCCCAGGGGAACCCTTCAGGGTGGCAGCCATCTCCGACGGCttcgacggcggcggcgcggccgcgTGCCCCGACATCGCTGAGTACTATCGCCAGCTCGAGGCCGTGGGTTCGGAGACGCTGGCGGAGCTGATCCAGACGGAGGCCGCCGAGGGCCGGCCCGTGCGCGTGGTGGTTTACGACCCGCACCTGCCGTGGGCGCGCTGGGTGGCGCAGGCGGccggggtggcggcggcggcgttccTGTCGCAACCGTGCTCCGTCGACGTCATCTACGGGGAGGTGTGGGCGGGGcggctgccgctgccgctgccggtgGTGGACGGGAAGGAGCTGTTCGCGCGCGGGCTGCTGGATGTCGACCTCGGGCGCGACGACGTGCcgccgttcgcggccaggccagACTGGTGCCCCGTGTTCCTTCGGGCGACGGTGCGGCAGTTCGAGGGGCTGGAGGACGCCGACGACGTGCTCGTAAACTCATTCCGCGACATCGAACCCAAG GAGGCAGATTATATGTCCCTAACATGGCGCGCGAAGACAATAGGCCCAACGTTGCCATCATTGTACCTTGACGATGACCGCTTGCCGTTGAACAAGGCCTACGGGTTCAACCTCTTCAGCAGCAGCGACTCATGTCTGCCTTGGCTTGACAAGCAGCGTCCGCGTTCTGTAGTCCTGGTATCCTATGGAACTGTTTCAGATTACGACGAAACGCAGCTAGAAGAGCTTGGCAACGGGCTGTACAGTTCTGGCAAACCATTCATTTGGGTTGTGAGGTCGAATGAAGAACACAAGCTGTCCGATGAGCTTCGCGACAAGTGCAAGGAGCGCGGCCTTGTTGTCTCTTGGTGCCCACAGCTCGAAGTTCTAGCACATAAAGCTACAG GTTGTTTCTACACGCACTGTGGATGGAACTCGACACTGGAAGCGATTGTTAATGGCGTGCCAATGGTGGCAGTACCACACTGGGCTGACCAGCCGACCATATCGAAATACATGGAGAGCGTGTGGGCCTTGGGTGTCAAGGTGCGCAAGGATGAGAACGGCTTGGTGACGAGAGACGAGGTGGAGAGGTGCATCAAGGATGTCATGGATGGGGATAGAAAAGATGAGTACAGGATGAATGCCACTGTGTGGATGAAAAAGGCCAAGGAAGCTGCACAGTACGGAGGGAGCTCGGACAAGAATATTGTTGAACTagttatgtgcccgtgcgttgcgacggcataCAAATTATTCGATACAAAGTTAGTGTATAATAATTACATGAAAACAATCAATATATATTATAAACAACTACAAACTTATCTATTGGCACGAACATTAAACATGACATCGATGTTTTTTCAAGGCTTCACGAGACAAAAAAAAGATCAATTGGGAAAAAAGGAACATAAATGTGAGTAG
- the LOC103646792 gene encoding UDP-glycosyltransferase 79 isoform X2 produces the protein MGCTTTSATSSSSSAASGGGAHVLLPPYPGAQGHTNPLLQFGRRLAYHGFRPTLVTSRYVLSTTPPPGEPFRVAAISDGFDGGGAAACPDIAEYYRQLEAVGSETLAELIQTEAAEGRPVRVVVYDPHLPWARWVAQAAGVAAAAFLSQPCSVDVIYGEVWAGRLPLPLPVVDGKELFARGLLDVDLGRDDVPPFAARPDWCPVFLRATVRQFEGLEDADDVLVNSFRDIEPKEADYMSLTWRAKTIGPTLPSLYLDDDRLPLNKAYGFNLFSSSDSCLPWLDKQRPRSVVLVSYGTVSDYDETQLEELGNGLYSSGKPFIWVVRSNEEHKLSDELRDKCKERGLVVSWCPQLEVLAHKATGCFYTHCGWNSTLEAIVNGVPMVAVPHWADQPTISKYMESVWALGVKVRKDENGLVTRDEVERCIKDVMDGDRKDEYRMNATVWMKKAKEAAQYGGSSDKNIVELVMCPCVATAYKLFDTKLHETKKRSIGKKGT, from the exons ATGGGGTGCACAACCACGAGCGCCACCTCGTCTTCCTCCTCTGCTGCCAGCGGCGGCGGTGCACACGTGCTGCTCCCGCCGTACCCTGGCGCGCAGGGCCACACAAACCCGCTGCTCCAGTTCGGCCGCCGCCTCGCCTACCACGGCTTCCGCCCCACGCTTGTCACCTCCCGGTACGTACTCTCCACCACGCCGCCCCCAGGGGAACCCTTCAGGGTGGCAGCCATCTCCGACGGCttcgacggcggcggcgcggccgcgTGCCCCGACATCGCTGAGTACTATCGCCAGCTCGAGGCCGTGGGTTCGGAGACGCTGGCGGAGCTGATCCAGACGGAGGCCGCCGAGGGCCGGCCCGTGCGCGTGGTGGTTTACGACCCGCACCTGCCGTGGGCGCGCTGGGTGGCGCAGGCGGccggggtggcggcggcggcgttccTGTCGCAACCGTGCTCCGTCGACGTCATCTACGGGGAGGTGTGGGCGGGGcggctgccgctgccgctgccggtgGTGGACGGGAAGGAGCTGTTCGCGCGCGGGCTGCTGGATGTCGACCTCGGGCGCGACGACGTGCcgccgttcgcggccaggccagACTGGTGCCCCGTGTTCCTTCGGGCGACGGTGCGGCAGTTCGAGGGGCTGGAGGACGCCGACGACGTGCTCGTAAACTCATTCCGCGACATCGAACCCAAG GAGGCAGATTATATGTCCCTAACATGGCGCGCGAAGACAATAGGCCCAACGTTGCCATCATTGTACCTTGACGATGACCGCTTGCCGTTGAACAAGGCCTACGGGTTCAACCTCTTCAGCAGCAGCGACTCATGTCTGCCTTGGCTTGACAAGCAGCGTCCGCGTTCTGTAGTCCTGGTATCCTATGGAACTGTTTCAGATTACGACGAAACGCAGCTAGAAGAGCTTGGCAACGGGCTGTACAGTTCTGGCAAACCATTCATTTGGGTTGTGAGGTCGAATGAAGAACACAAGCTGTCCGATGAGCTTCGCGACAAGTGCAAGGAGCGCGGCCTTGTTGTCTCTTGGTGCCCACAGCTCGAAGTTCTAGCACATAAAGCTACAG GTTGTTTCTACACGCACTGTGGATGGAACTCGACACTGGAAGCGATTGTTAATGGCGTGCCAATGGTGGCAGTACCACACTGGGCTGACCAGCCGACCATATCGAAATACATGGAGAGCGTGTGGGCCTTGGGTGTCAAGGTGCGCAAGGATGAGAACGGCTTGGTGACGAGAGACGAGGTGGAGAGGTGCATCAAGGATGTCATGGATGGGGATAGAAAAGATGAGTACAGGATGAATGCCACTGTGTGGATGAAAAAGGCCAAGGAAGCTGCACAGTACGGAGGGAGCTCGGACAAGAATATTGTTGAACTagttatgtgcccgtgcgttgcgacggcataCAAATTATTCGATACAAA GCTTCACGAGACAAAAAAAAGATCAATTGGGAAAAAAGGAACATAA